Genomic segment of Arachis hypogaea cultivar Tifrunner chromosome 16, arahy.Tifrunner.gnm2.J5K5, whole genome shotgun sequence:
GACCAAGGGGATTAGGGCAAATAGCAAGAAACGTATTGGAGGTGTGCCTGGTGTTGAAATTGGGGATATCTTCTTTTTCAGATTTGAATTGTGCCTCGTTGGATTACACTCTCCATCTATGGCTGGAATTGATTACATTGGTTCCAAAACCAGTCAAGAGGAAGAACCACTAGCTGTCAGTATTGTCTCTTCTGGAGGATATGAAGATAATGCAGAGGATGGTGATGTGTTGATTTACAGTGGCCAAGGTGGGGCTAATCGGGAGAAAGGAGCAAGTGACCAAAAGCTTGAAAGGGGTAATCTTGCACTGGAAAAGAGCTTGCATAGAGGTAATGATGTGAGAGTAATTAAGGGTTTGAGAGATGAAGCACATCCAACTGGTAAGGTATATGTTTATGATGGCCTTTACAAGATCCAGGATTCGTGGGTAGAGAAAGCAAAATCTGGTTTCAATGTATTCAAATATAAATTAGCTAGGTTGCCCGGGCAGCCTGCAGCATATATGATATGGAAATCCATTCAACAGTGGACTGATAAAACTGTAACAAGAACTGGAGTTATATTGCCTGATCTTACTTCCGGGGCAGAAAATCTACCTGTTTGTCTTGTGAATGATGTTGATAATGAGAAAGGCCCTGCATATTTTACTTACTCCCCATCTGTCAAGAATTTGAAGCCAACTGCCCCTTTGGAATCTTCTGGTGGATGTTCTTGTACTGGTGGATGCCAAGCTGTCAACCATAACTGTCCTTGTATTCAAAAGAACGGAGGTTATCTCCAATATTCTGCAAATGGGATGCTTGCTGATCTGAAGTCTGTGATATATGAGTGTGGTCCTTCCTGTCAGTGCCCTCCTAATTGCCGGAACAGGATCTCCCAAGGTGGCTTGAAATTTCGTTTGGAGGTGTTCAAAACTAAGGATAAAGGGTGGGGTCTAAGGTCTTGGGATCCTATTCGTGCAGGAACTTTCATATGCGAGTATGCTGGGGAAGTCATAGATAATGCTAGAGTTGATGAGTTTAGCAGTGAAAATGAAGATGATTACATTTTCGATTCTACTCGTATTTATCCGCAACTGGAAATTTTCCCAGCTGATACTGAAGCTCCAAAGATCCCTTCCCCTCTCTATATATCAGCAAAAAATGAAGGGAATGTGGCTCGGTTTATGAATCACAGCTGCTCCCCAAATGTATTGTGGCGTCCAGTTATACGGGAAAATAAGAATGAATCTGAtctccacattgctttctatgCAATTAGACATATTCCTCCTATGATGGAGTTAACTTATGATTATGGAACAGTTCTACCTCTCAAAGGAGgccagaagaaaaagaaatgctTTTGTGGGTCTGCGAAATGCAGGGGTTACTTTTGTTAGTTGTCTGATGACTTTTGGATGAGATGGCACCTGATCAATTAGACTAAACGATAAGGTTAGTTTCCATTGTTCTAAATTACTTCAGCATACCGAataagtttttatcttcttcattCCTTTCTCATGTATTTCATGAATGGTGATTAAGGTTTGGCTTTAGTTGTGTATTCACTTTTGACATTATGGAGTTTGCAACCTTGATTATTTAATTTCCCAGTCTATATTGGTAGTGCCTCTCATATATGAACTTACAAGATAGTTCTAATTATAATATTGAAATTCAAAAGGTGGTGTATCATGTATGGAATTTTGAGAAAAAAGATTGGTCAAGTAATTTGGATGAAAAGGAATATAATCTGTGTGCATCTTTTCTTGGTTGTTTAAATTGAAGAATATTTTCATATCTAAGCCAACTTTCATTCTGAGGTAATTATGTCACTATTCCATCCTGTTGCATTCATTGATATGATAATTTctgtttatattattattattatcatctaaTATCTCTTGattgattatttattattattattattattattattatttagcctATGTTAATTGAAGcacctctcaattttttttatgcacatcatctaattaaaaagctcaaaaatcaAGATGCTCAAACAAACAGGCCCTCGTTATAAAAATGATTGACTTAAGAAATTTGGTAAGCCTAGTGTCCCACATAATATGTAGGGATGAactttagattttaaatttgtaaatagTCAGTTCGAGAACTTTTTATGAGACAGACTGATGGGTTATAGGAACTCTATTTGCAAGGTTATTGTGGTAGCCAATTTTAAGAGTTAGAATTACTTTTAAGACATGAGAAAGCTATGGGAGAAGGGTTGAATATTCTGAATTCATTTGATGTATGACTAATGCTTAGTCTTGCTTTGATCATTTTTCGATAACAACCATAAATTGAAACCCAAGTTTGTTCCCTGACAAGTGATAATTTGAATCTTGAATGCCAAAAATCCATCTTTATGGATTACTTCTGCAGACTTATTTATGCATGATGCAAATGGCACTATACTGCTGACATGCTTAATAATTGAAAATTAGTGATGAAAATATATGAAGTTATTCAACAAAGGATGTAGTATAAAGAACATTTGCTTTGAGTCTCTTGATGCCATACTTAACAAGTGTTAGGTAgtttttgttttgaggtactaggACGGAGACTGGGACTCAGGATCATGTTTGTTGGTCCAGAGATTGGTCTCTGTattcaaaatttcagtatttcagtactttTAAAAAGTGGGGACACAGGAGATTGAAATTTTTGGATACggagactaaaactttaataacattttatatctaaaatacccctaattcaattaattaattccaattttatcctttgtgcaaattaaattagagtttcattcttatttcaatctctgtctctcactttacaccaaacacaatactgagaCTTATTTCAGTCTTTGTCTCTCAGTCGCTGTCTCTCTTCCAAACGTTGCCTTAATGACTTCTTTTTAACCTTTTTTCATTTATAAAGATAATCCAGCTTTCACATTTTCTCAAGAAAGAAATGTCTCACTTATGTCATGTTTTGGTGTTTCTCAGCTCTTGCTGTggcagaaagaaggaagaaacgtTCAGTAGACTACATGATGAACTCGTAGACATTTTGGTTATCCATTCATCTTGTGAAGTATGGAATATAGGAAGATGTTAGAACTTAGAAGACAACTTATTCCTTTTTGGCAATTGTAGTGAACGGCATTAGAAATATCAGGTTATTTTCTTACTAATGTGTTgaagttattaaaaaaaagttaactgtaaGACACAAGctttttatgtaatttattttcttttctccctttagATTGCTGTTTTTATCACTCTTCGGAAGGATTTTGAGTAGGGCTTTTTGTCCATATTGGTAAGGATGAACCTTGACATGTAGCATTTAATTATTTAGTCTGTTGCCATCATTTTcaagatttatctttttattctattttttggcATATGCTTGGCATGTTGATGATTTACTCCCACAAATAATGTgcaatttgaattttataactaCATCTCTTGATGGATGGTTTTTTAAAATGTTGGGCTCTTCCGGCTGGAATAGAAATCATTAGACTATAAAAAAGAACATCTGAATCAACGCATTGTGATGAATTTTGATTTGGtttggttttattttttatctttttaaataaagCATTAACAGTAATACTACATAATCAAATggtttttgtaattaagtccaaTCAAAGGgacttcatttttttttctttttaatcctctggtgttagttttttttttttcccttcttttcttctcttctctctttttccaagcacaaattttttttttcttctcccttctcatctcttttctttttgttgattttttcttttatccctctattttttattttcaaattctcatcTTCTTCTCAAATGtttatttctttcaattttttttgttcaaatttcattaagaaaaaaaattcatttaaaccgtaatttttaaattgaattatacataaatataatacaaaattagtacagaagaaaaaaatacaaaaattattttgaattatgtaaatattttttagttgaatAAGACAAGAATAACACAGAAATATAAGTTGACTAATACAGAAATTGTTTTACTTTTTCAACAAAACATATGATTTCATATAAGAAATATTAGGGGGTCTTAGAAAGTATGAGAAATTGGTTaatgttaatttaatttaaatgtaAGAAATAAATATTGATCACtaatatttgtattttaattatatcatggTTAACACCAAATTATATAGGAGTTCAAAAGGCCATTAGTATACTTCGTTTAAGATAATAGAactttttatttagttataaaaattagattttaattttgacaTACCTTTGccgtaaaaattttataataaatatttgtagTTTATACAGGTAAAGcattatttttgtttcaaatgtTTGGATAAGTATCAATATTATGTTTTGTCTTATTTGTgtcttaaatattttaaaagtgatttaatatttttctatcaCTTACTTATAAAAATTATGATAATATTACATAACCAAGTTATTTTAAGTAATCAAGTTAGTCTAATATAGAATTTGATTTGGATACCAAACATAGACACTAGACTATTCGATTTCTTCCCCTCCGAATCTTACTATCAAAATTGATGTTAGTTGTCCTTATACCGTGGTTAAAACACCACTCACTCTAATAACGTTACAAATATACATATGTCTCcccaatattaaaattaaaaagtacacGAGGCACTACACTTTACTTTAAACTTATTATAATTAgtcaccagaaaaaaaaaaaaaacttattataaATAGACATATAGTTAGATATAATGTAAAGTTTCTTTATACGGCAGCCTTAATATTctttttagtatttattatttgCAGAAGTATGTCCGTAAACCAATAAAAAGGGAcgaataatgttttttttttttttttttaattcgtcAAACTTATTCAATTATTAACTAAAATATCACTTGTCAAATTATACTACTTTATTATCAAGCAACATTACTCTACTTTATCTTATCTaccttaataattttaaaaacgatAATGCTTCATGTCTGTATAagataatactcaatttgatttttaaaattttaattattttttaaattttgtgaatataATTCACGTTAGTTTTTTGGATAATTTTTGACGCACAAATGTTAACAGCACATTGATGTAAACAGTGATGTTACATTGAACTCTATAAAATAACGTCATTTTTGTTTTGACACTCAAATAACCCAAAAAAAATATCGTAAATGGTgttttttaaaacttttcttTCCAAATTAAAGTAAGTGATCTGGCATTATTTTTGGACTCAAAACAATGTCGTTTTATCAGTTTCCGTGTAGCATTTTACTATTCATGTTAGCGTTCCATTAACATTTGTGTCAAAAATTATCTCAAGAACTAATGTGATTCACATTTACAAAGTTTGAATATTAAATAGAAACAATTGAAAttttaaggactaaattaaaatttacatataaattcAAAGACTAAATTGAATATTAACTCTtccatatatactaaaaattagttactaagttaaccattatctatttatttatatttatacatattgattcgtatattttttaattaaataataaactcCTAAAATAATTGAATCTGTCATAGTATAATAATCAAATTTGTAataaatgaattttaaatttatttaccgTAGTATAATATGAAAATTATGAGATACGAAATAAGTATATTTATacgcaataattaattaataactaaattttttatgtataactAACATgattctttcaaaaattataatgtcaaattttaaaaatctaaaagtcGAACTAAGTATAAATCATAATTCGGGAGTAAAATGCATTTAACTTTTCTATTCAGTGACAATTTtcacttaaataaaaatttaggagTAAATCACaactttttttaacttctctgttATGTTATGATTTTCACttcttaatgttttttttttgttgtttatttGTTTGTCCGATATCCTAGGTTTTTTTGGATTGATCCATTCATAATTTTGTACACGATTCGAATGACACATCTATGATGAGTATTTAGTTACTACACAGATAAACTCACTTCGGTCCTCCTTAGCATGTAAATAATCCAAATCCATAAAGATATTATGGTGTGATTACATTTTTTATCTACAAAACATATGGATAATTGGATAAACACCCAGTTAAATAAACAAACCTAAAATCTTTATTTGAATGACGTGCGTTTTTAAAACAGTTGGTAGCACTTGCGAAAATACCGGTTAAGTTTGAAAAATTGTTGGAACATTACTGGTTTCATGGAGAGAgagcaagagagagagaaaaaaatggaaaaacaaatagagagagaaagtgtggcaaaaaagaggtgaaaaaaaaagaaagagaatgtaagaaaacaaaaagaaatcgaAGGAACCTCTGAGAAGGGACATTCAACTCCCTTCTCCTTGTTCCTTCTACCACCCTTCCCCATCCATTGTTCATCTTCCTTTATTGAATTAGTTCTCCCTCCCAAGAGTGGCGAGGGAAAATTGAGAAAAGGAAAAACGAAATTGAGGAAAAGaggtaaagaaaaagagaaagaagaagcacaaattTTCAATACGTGCAATTTTAACAGTATTGGAGGAGATGATTATTGTATTTGCATAAGAAATAGGAGAAAGAAAGAGTAATCAAAATCAGATCTAGGTTTGGGAAAaaataccaaaaacaaaaaaaaattaaagaaaaaagaaaaattgattgTGTTAATTGCATTGCATTTGTAATATGAACAATACCTCCAATCAGAACATGGTGACTCCTTCCCCTTCCATAGCCGCCTCGGCCGAACCTCCAAAAACTAAAAGGCTTTACCAAGTTTGGCCAGGGAACAATGTAagcattgttgttgttattgttattgttatcttAGTAATGTTTTCAACATTTTAACGTAGGCTTGTTTTTATGTTGGCTCCTTTTGATTGTGATGTAGTATCCTTTGTTCTTTTTATGTTTGTTCTTTATGCAAatgtaatttttcatttttatggtggtaattttgttgttttctaTCATAGTAATAAAAGAGAAGAGTGTTTTTTTATGGGAGTTGTATTAGTGAAATAAGAATGACTTGGTGTTTGAATAGGAAAACACTTGGTCCAAAATTTATTTCTTAAGAAAGTTTAAACCATTTTCAATGTTGAAGTGCTTTATAAATTAGCAAAACATAGTAGTGTATTGACACTAATTATCTATATGGCTAAAACCATGCTAAAGTTCAGTATGAAGAGTAACACTAGGTAACTATGATTTGTGAAGTTAGAGAACAAAAGTTGGACTTATGAAATTTGGTATACTTTTACAAGAAAAAAGCTAGATATGTTGGTAGAATATGATTTTCATCTTTGAATGGTTCAAGGCATCGTAGTTTTTTTCATAAACTGCGAATAAAGAAGAGGGTGGTTAGTCAGGGGAATTGGTTCTCTTGATTGAAGGTGAGTTTTGAAGGGGGTTGAGTAAGAATTTGGATAGAAAAAGTGATATCAAATTTATTCATCTTTACCATAGACATATACAACTTAAAATATTTCTTTCCGACACAATAGATTTCTTGAGTTTCTTGTTCCAACTTTATTAATCCATTTATTTTTGGATCAAAGTGTTAATTGGTGCTTGAGAATAGAAAATTGAgaacaaaagaaaaggaagattGAAAGAAAGTTGATTGGAGATATCTATTTATTAGTCTTTTGTATTTTATACTGGCATATCTATTTAATACATTTATCTCGTACTTTTTCATCCTTGCAAAAAGACCAAAATAAAGCAAATAAAACTTCACAGaaaatattcttttttcttttttaaatgatCTATTTTAGTTTAAATATATCTAACACATACAAATTGCTAATTTAATAGTGTATGGTCATTGTGTGGCAAATGGATAAAAAGTATTTGAAGAGTAAATGTATTGTACTTTCGTAATCCACTCTACAGGGCTTTAGAGTCTGAATCTATATGAAATACTATGTAAAATAATTTGTGATAAAGcttcttttttcattttagaAATTTCTATGTGGTGGAAGGTTAGTCTTTGGTCACGATGCATCGTCTCTATTTTTAACATCGTTCCTGATTGGAGGTCCTGCAATAACCTTTTGTATAAAAATGCTAGTAGCATTGAAACATGGACATCCTATTGCTAGCCAGCCTATACTGATTGGAGCAGCAGTTCTCACAATTTTGGTTGGTAAAAAATATATAAGCTATTTTAATCAATGAAAAATACTTGGCCTGGTTATGATATTGTAAACATGACACTTCATTGTTTGACTAcaggattttatttttctcttcctaACATCCGGTAGAGATCCAGGAATTATTCCGAGGAATTCACGTCCACCTGAAGATGAAGCATTTGACCTGAGTACACCATATCTTGACTGGATGAGCAATAAAACCCCTAATGTGAAAATACCCAGAATTAAGGATGTTAAAGTAAATGGCATGACGGTAAAAGTGAAATTTTGTGACACATGCCTATTGTATCGTCCGCCACGTGCTTCCCATTGTTCTATTTGCAACAATTGTGTGCAGAAGTTTGATCATCATTGTCCCTGGGTTGGTCAATGTATTGGATTAGTAAGTTGTCCACACCATCTCATAGAAATCAAGAAAATTTTCACTATTTATTTAGGAAAATTAATGTCTCTCCTTTTACTTTCATCGGTAAATaaggtaaattaataaatttgtagTAAGTTAATTTAGTTTGAATTTCAAATGCTGCAAAGAGGAATAATATTTGAACATATATTAGGTTAAAACATAGAATAGGACAATATATGTCATTGTCAAGTGTATTGTTGAAATGAAAAggtgttatatatatttatgagaGATGTTGAGTTTGATGATAATATTGTTGAGATAAAAAggtgttatatatatttatgagaGATGTTGAGTTTGGTGCTGATTAGTAGAcaaaatattattctactaaaaaataTGCACAATAGTTCAAGCACAAAGTGACTCTAACATCACTAATTTTGGTCATATGATTTAAGAAAGCATCCATCTAAATGGAAAATGCAAATACCTCTTAAAAAGAAGCCAAGTTTTTCATTTCTAATAGTATCCATAAATATGTACAtgtagaaaaaagaagaagaaattatcTGATTTGCAAGGTTAATACATGATTCTATGTTATACCAATTGATCCATCCTTTAAGAAAGCTTTATTTTGATGCAAGATTCAATACTATATCACTTGACTCATCCTTTGTTAAAGCTTTATTTCGATACCTTTCGCAATACTTTTGTTGGCTTGGTAGACTTTTTTTCTtgcatcattttattttcttttcacacTACATCATAATTTGGAAAGACAAGTGCTAATTTTTGCCATATTGCTTAACTTAACTTTACTCTGTATTTTCAATCCACTACCTTTATCTTTTCCCAACTTCCTTTAGTAGAACCTAATAATTTTACTCATATTGATGTTTTTGCAGCGCAACTATCCATTCTTCATATTGTTCATATCATCATCAACTTTGTTGTGTTTGTAtgttttttcattttcttgggtTAACCTTGTTCGGCAAAAGGGTAGCTTGTGGTTCGCCATGTCACATGATTTCATATCAGTTGCTCTCATTGTATATTGCTTCATAGCCATTTGGTTTGTGGGTGGACTCACAGTTTTTCACTTGTATTTGATTTCTACCAATCAGGTAATCtctttctctatctctatttctatttctagtgttctattttgtatttttctcccCTTCCATTAGTTCTTTTGAGAATCCATAGGaatatttcttagtttatttctttctttaatttatcattgcctggaaaattttaaaattggtcattagttattattagaaacttggaagctTATTATAATTCTTCAGTAGAATTGGTTATTATTATATTGTATATGTTGTTATATACAATCCTAAGATTTGAGAAAATGGAAGCAAATGACAAATTCTTGAATGGACATTTTGTCCTTTTCTTACAAACGACGACAAGGATGTAATGGATGACTCGAGACATAAACATTGTACATGAGAAATTCTTGTTGTATATTCAGTTAGGAAAATCCAAGTCCATCTTTGGTGTTTAATCTATATATTATTAAAGTTGTTTCCTCTATATATTTTCTAATATGTGAAGTTACTACATGATATATTTGTATTACATTCACCTTTTTGTTGGCGTTATTACAGACAACTTATGAGAATTTCCGGTACCGCTATGATAGGAAGGAAAATCCATATAGAAAGGGACTAGTGTCAAACTTTAAAGAACTATCTTGTGCTAGGATCCCAACTTCATTGGTTAATTTTAGAGAGTGGGTTGTGGAAGAGGATGATTATCAAGATGAATCCTATAGGACATATAATTCAGAGTTTGATAAAGGTTTTGTGAACCCAAAACAGAAATTTGACATGGAAATGGGAACAATGTACGGCAAAGATAGTATGCGAGTTCCTAATATTCTAAAGGATTTGGATTATAGTGGCATTGATGATAATCTAAAGAAGAAAGTAGGAGCAAAAGATggtacatttgatatttttgttccTGCTGATCAAGATCTAAAGTATTCCCAATGGAAACCCAAAATTGCACCCAATGCAAACATTGGAGAAATTGGAAAGCTATAGCTCCTTCGGGTTACCCTACATGGGATTACATAGGTACCATTTTGATTTTAGCTTTACTCTCTGTACATGTAAAAAATCATGAATCATACTTACCTCTAAGATTTGGTTAAATTCATCAACTTGATCTTCTTTATTAATAACTTGAACAAATAGAAGGATGTCCTAACAAATGTTATCTAAACTGTGTAGGCGATTAGTGTTATTTGTCCATAAAaaatatactctatataattcttaTGTTTGATTGTTTAAATACAAGAAAGAGAAACAAATGAAGTATTTATAATATTTCTTAGTTATTTCAAAAGATTGAAGACTTGAACAATTTGGATAGCAGTTAACACCtcgtatttttttatcttttgagtgaAAGGTAATAGTTAGTATATGTTTTTGCTTTATTCCTAGAATAGATTTAATGAAATACCAAGATAAGGGTAATCTATCAGATTATGTTATCTGCAGTTGTTAGTCTTAACTGATTCCATGGCTAGGATCACCTTATATTTTTTCAACTATTTTTTGTGCAGATCCAATTGAGCAATTTCTTGAGAGGAAAATGTTTATAGACAACGAATTTTAAGGTTAGgctgttgttttttttttcaaaggaaGGGGTGGCTATTAAAGGGTAGCTGTGGCATGATTTTGTAATGAGAAGTTGTAAACAAATGTTAATATTTCAAATGCAAATTCagatttatttttcattctaCTCAAAGATGGAGAAAAGTTTCGCAAGCTAAGTTACAAAAACTTGGCTCAAAACATGTTCGTCAGATAACACTGGAAGGAATGGAGACTCACATAAAAGAATAATGAAGCAGCTATATTAATGTATGATGTGTGATgcctattctttcttctttatctCAGCAAAATATggattttagagttttttttgtcTGCAATCCATAAATTTGTGTTTTCTATCTAAGCATGCTCCTTCATTACTTGTTATAGTAAGTCGTTATTACATTGCACTTTGTATATTACAGAACAAATGCATCTAAGATAATGATACATATCTTGATTATTTCTATTTCATTAGAAACAATTTATTAGCCTTGCTAGTAATATGTAACCGCACACATGAATCAATTAAATTCTTCAAGGATTTAACTTAATGGATTAGTTTCTATGTTTTTCCAGAGCAATATATCTAGACTAACATTTAAAACTTTAGGATACAATGCATAAGTGATttcatgatttattattattattgttgttattgttgttgttgttaaattcTATTTATAAGGAGTAATAATGAGTTCCCAACTTCTAAAATAGTAGAAATCATTTTGTTGCAGCAACGACGACAATGAAAAGGAGAAATCTTCATTGACCAATCAAAGAGATGAGATAAAGGATTCAAGAGTAGGGTTTCAAAGTTCAATTCTCAATCGTAT
This window contains:
- the LOC112754666 gene encoding histone-lysine N-methyltransferase, H3 lysine-9 specific SUVH1, with product MEHNLGQGNVPPPGSIDKSRVLNVKPLRTLVPVFPSPSNPSSSSNPQGGAPFVCVSPSGPFPSGVAPFYPFFISPESQRLSEQNAQTAQTPAPQRVGPISAAVPINSFRTPNGDVGSSRKNSRTRGQLTDEDAYAEVQDVDAEDGTGEGRRTKQKKPRGRRPGGTAVVDLDQVANDILSSINPIVFDVLKQPDGSRDAVTYTLMIYEVMRRKLGQVEETSRDIAGAKRPDLKAGNIMMTKGIRANSKKRIGGVPGVEIGDIFFFRFELCLVGLHSPSMAGIDYIGSKTSQEEEPLAVSIVSSGGYEDNAEDGDVLIYSGQGGANREKGASDQKLERGNLALEKSLHRGNDVRVIKGLRDEAHPTGKVYVYDGLYKIQDSWVEKAKSGFNVFKYKLARLPGQPAAYMIWKSIQQWTDKTVTRTGVILPDLTSGAENLPVCLVNDVDNEKGPAYFTYSPSVKNLKPTAPLESSGGCSCTGGCQAVNHNCPCIQKNGGYLQYSANGMLADLKSVIYECGPSCQCPPNCRNRISQGGLKFRLEVFKTKDKGWGLRSWDPIRAGTFICEYAGEVIDNARVDEFSSENEDDYIFDSTRIYPQLEIFPADTEAPKIPSPLYISAKNEGNVARFMNHSCSPNVLWRPVIRENKNESDLHIAFYAIRHIPPMMELTYDYGTVLPLKGGQKKKKCFCGSAKCRGYFC
- the LOC112754667 gene encoding probable protein S-acyltransferase 1, whose translation is MNNTSNQNMVTPSPSIAASAEPPKTKRLYQVWPGNNKFLCGGRLVFGHDASSLFLTSFLIGGPAITFCIKMLVALKHGHPIASQPILIGAAVLTILDFIFLFLTSGRDPGIIPRNSRPPEDEAFDLSTPYLDWMSNKTPNVKIPRIKDVKVNGMTVKVKFCDTCLLYRPPRASHCSICNNCVQKFDHHCPWVGQCIGLRNYPFFILFISSSTLLCLYVFSFSWVNLVRQKGSLWFAMSHDFISVALIVYCFIAIWFVGGLTVFHLYLISTNQTTYENFRYRYDRKENPYRKGLVSNFKELSCARIPTSLVNFREWVVEEDDYQDESYRTYNSEFDKGFVNPKQKFDMEMGTMYGKDSMRVPNILKDLDYSGIDDNLKKKVGAKDGTFDIFVPADQDLKYSQWKPKIAPNANIGEIGKL